A genomic window from Phocoena sinus isolate mPhoSin1 chromosome 20, mPhoSin1.pri, whole genome shotgun sequence includes:
- the SEPTIN4 gene encoding septin-4 isoform X6, translating into MVAGESGLGKSTLVNSLFLTDLYRDRKLLSAEERIMQTVEITKHAVDIEEKGVKLRLTIVDTPGFGDAVNNTECWKPVAEYIDQQFEQYFRDESGLNRKNIQDNRVHCCLYFISPFGHGLRPLDVEFMKALHRRVNIVPILAKADTLTPPEVERKKRKIREEIEHFGIKVYQFPDCDSDEDEDFKLQDQALKSCCAVENPGHCDFVKLRTMLVRTHMQDLKDVTRETHYENYRAQCIQSMTRLVVKERNRNKLTRESGTDFPIPAVPPVTDPETERLIREKDEELRRMQEMLHKIQRQMKETH; encoded by the exons ATGGTGGCAG GAGAGTCTGGTCTGGGGAAATCCACTCTCGTCAATAGCCTCTTCCTCACTGATCTGTACCGGGACCGGAAACTCCTCAGTGCTGAAg AGCGGATCATGCAAACAGTGGAGATCACTAAACATGCAGTGGACATAGAAGAGAAGGGTGTGAAGCTGCGGCTCACCATTGTGGACACACCGGGTTTTGGGGATGCGGTCAACAACACAGAGTG CTGGAAGCCTGTGGCAGAATACATCGACCAGCAGTTTGAGCAGTATTTCCGAGATGAGAGTGGCCTGAACCGCAAGAACATCCAAGACAACAGGGTGCACTGCTGCCTGTACTTCATCTCGCCCTTCGGCCACGG GCTCCGGCCATTGGATGTTGAATTTATGAAGGCCCTGCATCGGCGGGTCAACATCGTGCCTATCTTGGCAAAGGCGGACACACTGACACCTCCAGAAGTGGAGCGCAAGAAACGCAAA ATCCGGGAGGAGATTGAGCACTTTGGAATCAAGGTCTACCAGTTCCCAGACTGTGACTCTGACGAGGATGAGGACTTCAAATTACAGGACCAAGCCCTAAAG TCTTGCTGTGCAGTGGAAAACCCAGGGCACTGCGACTTTGTGAAGCTGCGGACAATGCTGGTGCGTACTCACATGCAGGACCTGAAGGACGTGACCCGGGAGACACATTATGAGAACTACCGGGCACAGTGCATCCAGAGCATGACCCGCCTGGTGGTGAAAGAACGGAATCGCAA caaACTGACTCGAGAGAGTGGTACCGACTTCCCCATTCCTGCTGTCCCACCAGTGACAGATCCAGAAACCGAGAGGCTGATCCGAGAGAAAGATGAGGAG CTGCGACGGATGCAGGAGATGCTGCACAAAATCCAAAGGCAGATGAAGGAGACCCATTAG
- the SEPTIN4 gene encoding septin-4 isoform X7 — protein sequence MDDKEYVGFATLPNQVHRKSVKKGFDFTLMVAGESGLGKSTLVNSLFLTDLYRDRKLLSAEERIMQTVEITKHAVDIEEKGVKLRLTIVDTPGFGDAVNNTECWKPVAEYIDQQFEQYFRDESGLNRKNIQDNRVHCCLYFISPFGHGLRPLDVEFMKALHRRVNIVPILAKADTLTPPEVERKKRKIREEIEHFGIKVYQFPDCDSDEDEDFKLQDQALKESIPFAVIGSNTVVEARGRRVRGRLYPWGIVEVENPGHCDFVKLRTMLVRTHMQDLKDVTRETHYENYRAQCIQSMTRLVVKERNRNKLTRESGTDFPIPAVPPVTDPETERLIREKDEELRRMQEMLHKIQRQMKETH from the exons ATG GATGACAAGGAGTATGTGGGCTTTGCGACCCTTCCCAATCAAGTCCACCGAAAGTCCGTGAAGAAAGGCTTTGACTTTACCCTCATGGTGGCAG GAGAGTCTGGTCTGGGGAAATCCACTCTCGTCAATAGCCTCTTCCTCACTGATCTGTACCGGGACCGGAAACTCCTCAGTGCTGAAg AGCGGATCATGCAAACAGTGGAGATCACTAAACATGCAGTGGACATAGAAGAGAAGGGTGTGAAGCTGCGGCTCACCATTGTGGACACACCGGGTTTTGGGGATGCGGTCAACAACACAGAGTG CTGGAAGCCTGTGGCAGAATACATCGACCAGCAGTTTGAGCAGTATTTCCGAGATGAGAGTGGCCTGAACCGCAAGAACATCCAAGACAACAGGGTGCACTGCTGCCTGTACTTCATCTCGCCCTTCGGCCACGG GCTCCGGCCATTGGATGTTGAATTTATGAAGGCCCTGCATCGGCGGGTCAACATCGTGCCTATCTTGGCAAAGGCGGACACACTGACACCTCCAGAAGTGGAGCGCAAGAAACGCAAA ATCCGGGAGGAGATTGAGCACTTTGGAATCAAGGTCTACCAGTTCCCAGACTGTGACTCTGACGAGGATGAGGACTTCAAATTACAGGACCAAGCCCTAAAG GAAAGCATCCCATTTGCTGTAATTGGCAGCAACACTGTGGTAGAGGCCAGAGGGCGGCGAGTTCGGGGCCGGCTTTACCCCTGGGGCATTGTGGAAG TGGAAAACCCAGGGCACTGCGACTTTGTGAAGCTGCGGACAATGCTGGTGCGTACTCACATGCAGGACCTGAAGGACGTGACCCGGGAGACACATTATGAGAACTACCGGGCACAGTGCATCCAGAGCATGACCCGCCTGGTGGTGAAAGAACGGAATCGCAA caaACTGACTCGAGAGAGTGGTACCGACTTCCCCATTCCTGCTGTCCCACCAGTGACAGATCCAGAAACCGAGAGGCTGATCCGAGAGAAAGATGAGGAG CTGCGACGGATGCAGGAGATGCTGCACAAAATCCAAAGGCAGATGAAGGAGACCCATTAG
- the SEPTIN4 gene encoding septin-4 isoform X5, which yields MIKRFLEDADDAELNKFVKDFPGSETYHQPEAKTWVSRPQILEPRPQASDLCQDDLEFRPPSWPQPSDSQQYISASAPLSPSARPRSPWGKLDPYDSSEDDKEYVGFATLPNQVHRKSVKKGFDFTLMVAGESGLGKSTLVNSLFLTDLYRDRKLLSAEERIMQTVEITKHAVDIEEKGVKLRLTIVDTPGFGDAVNNTECWKPVAEYIDQQFEQYFRDESGLNRKNIQDNRVHCCLYFISPFGHGLRPLDVEFMKALHRRVNIVPILAKADTLTPPEVERKKRKIREEIEHFGIKVYQFPDCDSDEDEDFKLQDQALKESIPFAVIGSNTVVEARGRRVRGRLYPWGIVEVENPGHCDFVKLRTMLVRTHMQDLKDVTRETHYENYRAQCIQSMTRLVVKERNRNKLTRESGTDFPIPAVPPVTDPETERLIREKDEELRRMQEMLHKIQRQMKETH from the exons ATG ATCAAGCGCTTTCTGGAGGACGCGGATGATGCAGAACTGAACAAGTTCGTGAAGGATTTCCCAGGAAGCGAGACCTACCACCAACCAGAGGCCAAGACCTGGGTGTCCAGGCCCCAAATCCTGGAGCCGAGGCCCCAGGCTTCGGACCTCTGCCAGGATGACCTGGAGTTCAGACCCCCTTCGTGGCCCCAGCCCTCTGACAGCCAGCAGTACATCTCTGCCTCAGCCCCTCTCAGCCCCTCAGCCCGGCCCCGCAGCCCGTGGGGCAAGCTCGATCCCTATGACTCCTCTGAG GATGACAAGGAGTATGTGGGCTTTGCGACCCTTCCCAATCAAGTCCACCGAAAGTCCGTGAAGAAAGGCTTTGACTTTACCCTCATGGTGGCAG GAGAGTCTGGTCTGGGGAAATCCACTCTCGTCAATAGCCTCTTCCTCACTGATCTGTACCGGGACCGGAAACTCCTCAGTGCTGAAg AGCGGATCATGCAAACAGTGGAGATCACTAAACATGCAGTGGACATAGAAGAGAAGGGTGTGAAGCTGCGGCTCACCATTGTGGACACACCGGGTTTTGGGGATGCGGTCAACAACACAGAGTG CTGGAAGCCTGTGGCAGAATACATCGACCAGCAGTTTGAGCAGTATTTCCGAGATGAGAGTGGCCTGAACCGCAAGAACATCCAAGACAACAGGGTGCACTGCTGCCTGTACTTCATCTCGCCCTTCGGCCACGG GCTCCGGCCATTGGATGTTGAATTTATGAAGGCCCTGCATCGGCGGGTCAACATCGTGCCTATCTTGGCAAAGGCGGACACACTGACACCTCCAGAAGTGGAGCGCAAGAAACGCAAA ATCCGGGAGGAGATTGAGCACTTTGGAATCAAGGTCTACCAGTTCCCAGACTGTGACTCTGACGAGGATGAGGACTTCAAATTACAGGACCAAGCCCTAAAG GAAAGCATCCCATTTGCTGTAATTGGCAGCAACACTGTGGTAGAGGCCAGAGGGCGGCGAGTTCGGGGCCGGCTTTACCCCTGGGGCATTGTGGAAG TGGAAAACCCAGGGCACTGCGACTTTGTGAAGCTGCGGACAATGCTGGTGCGTACTCACATGCAGGACCTGAAGGACGTGACCCGGGAGACACATTATGAGAACTACCGGGCACAGTGCATCCAGAGCATGACCCGCCTGGTGGTGAAAGAACGGAATCGCAA caaACTGACTCGAGAGAGTGGTACCGACTTCCCCATTCCTGCTGTCCCACCAGTGACAGATCCAGAAACCGAGAGGCTGATCCGAGAGAAAGATGAGGAG CTGCGACGGATGCAGGAGATGCTGCACAAAATCCAAAGGCAGATGAAGGAGACCCATTAG
- the SEPTIN4 gene encoding septin-4 isoform X4 translates to MDRSLGWQGSSVPEDRTEAGIKRFLEDADDAELNKFVKDFPGSETYHQPEAKTWVSRPQILEPRPQASDLCQDDLEFRPPSWPQPSDSQQYISASAPLSPSARPRSPWGKLDPYDSSEDDKEYVGFATLPNQVHRKSVKKGFDFTLMVAGESGLGKSTLVNSLFLTDLYRDRKLLSAEERIMQTVEITKHAVDIEEKGVKLRLTIVDTPGFGDAVNNTECWKPVAEYIDQQFEQYFRDESGLNRKNIQDNRVHCCLYFISPFGHGLRPLDVEFMKALHRRVNIVPILAKADTLTPPEVERKKRKIREEIEHFGIKVYQFPDCDSDEDEDFKLQDQALKESIPFAVIGSNTVVEARGRRVRGRLYPWGIVEVENPGHCDFVKLRTMLVRTHMQDLKDVTRETHYENYRAQCIQSMTRLVVKERNRNKLTRESGTDFPIPAVPPVTDPETERLIREKDEELRRMQEMLHKIQRQMKETH, encoded by the exons ATGGACCGCTCACTGGGATGGCAAGGCAGTTCTGTCCCTGAGGACAGAACTGAAGCTGGG ATCAAGCGCTTTCTGGAGGACGCGGATGATGCAGAACTGAACAAGTTCGTGAAGGATTTCCCAGGAAGCGAGACCTACCACCAACCAGAGGCCAAGACCTGGGTGTCCAGGCCCCAAATCCTGGAGCCGAGGCCCCAGGCTTCGGACCTCTGCCAGGATGACCTGGAGTTCAGACCCCCTTCGTGGCCCCAGCCCTCTGACAGCCAGCAGTACATCTCTGCCTCAGCCCCTCTCAGCCCCTCAGCCCGGCCCCGCAGCCCGTGGGGCAAGCTCGATCCCTATGACTCCTCTGAG GATGACAAGGAGTATGTGGGCTTTGCGACCCTTCCCAATCAAGTCCACCGAAAGTCCGTGAAGAAAGGCTTTGACTTTACCCTCATGGTGGCAG GAGAGTCTGGTCTGGGGAAATCCACTCTCGTCAATAGCCTCTTCCTCACTGATCTGTACCGGGACCGGAAACTCCTCAGTGCTGAAg AGCGGATCATGCAAACAGTGGAGATCACTAAACATGCAGTGGACATAGAAGAGAAGGGTGTGAAGCTGCGGCTCACCATTGTGGACACACCGGGTTTTGGGGATGCGGTCAACAACACAGAGTG CTGGAAGCCTGTGGCAGAATACATCGACCAGCAGTTTGAGCAGTATTTCCGAGATGAGAGTGGCCTGAACCGCAAGAACATCCAAGACAACAGGGTGCACTGCTGCCTGTACTTCATCTCGCCCTTCGGCCACGG GCTCCGGCCATTGGATGTTGAATTTATGAAGGCCCTGCATCGGCGGGTCAACATCGTGCCTATCTTGGCAAAGGCGGACACACTGACACCTCCAGAAGTGGAGCGCAAGAAACGCAAA ATCCGGGAGGAGATTGAGCACTTTGGAATCAAGGTCTACCAGTTCCCAGACTGTGACTCTGACGAGGATGAGGACTTCAAATTACAGGACCAAGCCCTAAAG GAAAGCATCCCATTTGCTGTAATTGGCAGCAACACTGTGGTAGAGGCCAGAGGGCGGCGAGTTCGGGGCCGGCTTTACCCCTGGGGCATTGTGGAAG TGGAAAACCCAGGGCACTGCGACTTTGTGAAGCTGCGGACAATGCTGGTGCGTACTCACATGCAGGACCTGAAGGACGTGACCCGGGAGACACATTATGAGAACTACCGGGCACAGTGCATCCAGAGCATGACCCGCCTGGTGGTGAAAGAACGGAATCGCAA caaACTGACTCGAGAGAGTGGTACCGACTTCCCCATTCCTGCTGTCCCACCAGTGACAGATCCAGAAACCGAGAGGCTGATCCGAGAGAAAGATGAGGAG CTGCGACGGATGCAGGAGATGCTGCACAAAATCCAAAGGCAGATGAAGGAGACCCATTAG
- the SEPTIN4 gene encoding septin-4 isoform X2 yields MVSASSGLAACAVSFPCNHKCFPFSLSPSPVFLLHSALPATCPPTAPTPNPQIKRFLEDADDAELNKFVKDFPGSETYHQPEAKTWVSRPQILEPRPQASDLCQDDLEFRPPSWPQPSDSQQYISASAPLSPSARPRSPWGKLDPYDSSEDDKEYVGFATLPNQVHRKSVKKGFDFTLMVAGESGLGKSTLVNSLFLTDLYRDRKLLSAEERIMQTVEITKHAVDIEEKGVKLRLTIVDTPGFGDAVNNTECWKPVAEYIDQQFEQYFRDESGLNRKNIQDNRVHCCLYFISPFGHGLRPLDVEFMKALHRRVNIVPILAKADTLTPPEVERKKRKIREEIEHFGIKVYQFPDCDSDEDEDFKLQDQALKESIPFAVIGSNTVVEARGRRVRGRLYPWGIVEVENPGHCDFVKLRTMLVRTHMQDLKDVTRETHYENYRAQCIQSMTRLVVKERNRNKLTRESGTDFPIPAVPPVTDPETERLIREKDEELRRMQEMLHKIQRQMKETH; encoded by the exons ATGGTGAGCGCTTCCTCTGGCTTGGCCGCCTGTGCAGTTTCTTTCCCTTGTAACCATAAgtgctttcctttctccctctcgcCTTCTCCTGTCTTCCTCCTTCATTCTGCCCTTCCTGCCACCTGCCCGCCTACCGCCCCCACCCCGAACCCTCAGATCAAGCGCTTTCTGGAGGACGCGGATGATGCAGAACTGAACAAGTTCGTGAAGGATTTCCCAGGAAGCGAGACCTACCACCAACCAGAGGCCAAGACCTGGGTGTCCAGGCCCCAAATCCTGGAGCCGAGGCCCCAGGCTTCGGACCTCTGCCAGGATGACCTGGAGTTCAGACCCCCTTCGTGGCCCCAGCCCTCTGACAGCCAGCAGTACATCTCTGCCTCAGCCCCTCTCAGCCCCTCAGCCCGGCCCCGCAGCCCGTGGGGCAAGCTCGATCCCTATGACTCCTCTGAG GATGACAAGGAGTATGTGGGCTTTGCGACCCTTCCCAATCAAGTCCACCGAAAGTCCGTGAAGAAAGGCTTTGACTTTACCCTCATGGTGGCAG GAGAGTCTGGTCTGGGGAAATCCACTCTCGTCAATAGCCTCTTCCTCACTGATCTGTACCGGGACCGGAAACTCCTCAGTGCTGAAg AGCGGATCATGCAAACAGTGGAGATCACTAAACATGCAGTGGACATAGAAGAGAAGGGTGTGAAGCTGCGGCTCACCATTGTGGACACACCGGGTTTTGGGGATGCGGTCAACAACACAGAGTG CTGGAAGCCTGTGGCAGAATACATCGACCAGCAGTTTGAGCAGTATTTCCGAGATGAGAGTGGCCTGAACCGCAAGAACATCCAAGACAACAGGGTGCACTGCTGCCTGTACTTCATCTCGCCCTTCGGCCACGG GCTCCGGCCATTGGATGTTGAATTTATGAAGGCCCTGCATCGGCGGGTCAACATCGTGCCTATCTTGGCAAAGGCGGACACACTGACACCTCCAGAAGTGGAGCGCAAGAAACGCAAA ATCCGGGAGGAGATTGAGCACTTTGGAATCAAGGTCTACCAGTTCCCAGACTGTGACTCTGACGAGGATGAGGACTTCAAATTACAGGACCAAGCCCTAAAG GAAAGCATCCCATTTGCTGTAATTGGCAGCAACACTGTGGTAGAGGCCAGAGGGCGGCGAGTTCGGGGCCGGCTTTACCCCTGGGGCATTGTGGAAG TGGAAAACCCAGGGCACTGCGACTTTGTGAAGCTGCGGACAATGCTGGTGCGTACTCACATGCAGGACCTGAAGGACGTGACCCGGGAGACACATTATGAGAACTACCGGGCACAGTGCATCCAGAGCATGACCCGCCTGGTGGTGAAAGAACGGAATCGCAA caaACTGACTCGAGAGAGTGGTACCGACTTCCCCATTCCTGCTGTCCCACCAGTGACAGATCCAGAAACCGAGAGGCTGATCCGAGAGAAAGATGAGGAG CTGCGACGGATGCAGGAGATGCTGCACAAAATCCAAAGGCAGATGAAGGAGACCCATTAG
- the SEPTIN4 gene encoding septin-4 isoform X3, with translation MLSPLTLAGTPQWSGVAPTGLADSQRIKRFLEDADDAELNKFVKDFPGSETYHQPEAKTWVSRPQILEPRPQASDLCQDDLEFRPPSWPQPSDSQQYISASAPLSPSARPRSPWGKLDPYDSSEDDKEYVGFATLPNQVHRKSVKKGFDFTLMVAGESGLGKSTLVNSLFLTDLYRDRKLLSAEERIMQTVEITKHAVDIEEKGVKLRLTIVDTPGFGDAVNNTECWKPVAEYIDQQFEQYFRDESGLNRKNIQDNRVHCCLYFISPFGHGLRPLDVEFMKALHRRVNIVPILAKADTLTPPEVERKKRKIREEIEHFGIKVYQFPDCDSDEDEDFKLQDQALKESIPFAVIGSNTVVEARGRRVRGRLYPWGIVEVENPGHCDFVKLRTMLVRTHMQDLKDVTRETHYENYRAQCIQSMTRLVVKERNRNKLTRESGTDFPIPAVPPVTDPETERLIREKDEELRRMQEMLHKIQRQMKETH, from the exons ATGTTATCTCCCCTCACCCTGGCTGGGACTCCTCAGTGGTCTGGGGTAGCCCCCACTGGCTTGGCTGATTCCCAGAGG ATCAAGCGCTTTCTGGAGGACGCGGATGATGCAGAACTGAACAAGTTCGTGAAGGATTTCCCAGGAAGCGAGACCTACCACCAACCAGAGGCCAAGACCTGGGTGTCCAGGCCCCAAATCCTGGAGCCGAGGCCCCAGGCTTCGGACCTCTGCCAGGATGACCTGGAGTTCAGACCCCCTTCGTGGCCCCAGCCCTCTGACAGCCAGCAGTACATCTCTGCCTCAGCCCCTCTCAGCCCCTCAGCCCGGCCCCGCAGCCCGTGGGGCAAGCTCGATCCCTATGACTCCTCTGAG GATGACAAGGAGTATGTGGGCTTTGCGACCCTTCCCAATCAAGTCCACCGAAAGTCCGTGAAGAAAGGCTTTGACTTTACCCTCATGGTGGCAG GAGAGTCTGGTCTGGGGAAATCCACTCTCGTCAATAGCCTCTTCCTCACTGATCTGTACCGGGACCGGAAACTCCTCAGTGCTGAAg AGCGGATCATGCAAACAGTGGAGATCACTAAACATGCAGTGGACATAGAAGAGAAGGGTGTGAAGCTGCGGCTCACCATTGTGGACACACCGGGTTTTGGGGATGCGGTCAACAACACAGAGTG CTGGAAGCCTGTGGCAGAATACATCGACCAGCAGTTTGAGCAGTATTTCCGAGATGAGAGTGGCCTGAACCGCAAGAACATCCAAGACAACAGGGTGCACTGCTGCCTGTACTTCATCTCGCCCTTCGGCCACGG GCTCCGGCCATTGGATGTTGAATTTATGAAGGCCCTGCATCGGCGGGTCAACATCGTGCCTATCTTGGCAAAGGCGGACACACTGACACCTCCAGAAGTGGAGCGCAAGAAACGCAAA ATCCGGGAGGAGATTGAGCACTTTGGAATCAAGGTCTACCAGTTCCCAGACTGTGACTCTGACGAGGATGAGGACTTCAAATTACAGGACCAAGCCCTAAAG GAAAGCATCCCATTTGCTGTAATTGGCAGCAACACTGTGGTAGAGGCCAGAGGGCGGCGAGTTCGGGGCCGGCTTTACCCCTGGGGCATTGTGGAAG TGGAAAACCCAGGGCACTGCGACTTTGTGAAGCTGCGGACAATGCTGGTGCGTACTCACATGCAGGACCTGAAGGACGTGACCCGGGAGACACATTATGAGAACTACCGGGCACAGTGCATCCAGAGCATGACCCGCCTGGTGGTGAAAGAACGGAATCGCAA caaACTGACTCGAGAGAGTGGTACCGACTTCCCCATTCCTGCTGTCCCACCAGTGACAGATCCAGAAACCGAGAGGCTGATCCGAGAGAAAGATGAGGAG CTGCGACGGATGCAGGAGATGCTGCACAAAATCCAAAGGCAGATGAAGGAGACCCATTAG